A genomic region of Nitrosomonas ureae contains the following coding sequences:
- the rplK gene encoding 50S ribosomal protein L11, translating to MAKKIIGYIKLQVPAGKANPSPPIGPALGQRQLNIMEFCKAFNAATQKIEPGLPVPVVITAYADKSFTFVMKTTPASVLIKKAAGISKGSARPHADKVGKLNRNQAEEIAKTKMPDLTAANLDAAVRTIAGSARSMGIEVEGI from the coding sequence GTGGCAAAAAAAATAATTGGTTATATTAAATTACAGGTGCCGGCAGGTAAGGCTAACCCAAGTCCACCAATTGGTCCTGCATTAGGGCAGCGGCAGCTAAATATTATGGAATTTTGTAAAGCATTTAATGCAGCTACGCAGAAAATTGAACCGGGATTGCCCGTACCGGTAGTAATTACTGCCTATGCTGACAAAAGCTTTACATTTGTGATGAAAACTACGCCCGCATCGGTATTAATAAAGAAAGCTGCTGGAATAAGTAAAGGAAGCGCTAGACCGCATGCAGATAAAGTTGGGAAATTGAATCGTAATCAGGCAGAAGAAATAGCAAAAACAAAAATGCCGGATTTAACCGCAGCGAACTTGGATGCTGCAGTGCGTACTATAGCAGGAAGTGCTCGCAGTATGGGCATAGAAGTAGAGGGTATATAA
- the rplJ gene encoding 50S ribosomal protein L10, with amino-acid sequence MSLNLEEKKAIVAEVSTRISNAQAIIIAEYRGLEVGQLTQLRAKTRESGIYFRVIKNSLVRRAVADTPYAELAKHMVGPLVYGIGTDPVAAAKVLHEFSKGNDKFVIKVGAIGNQVISRDEITALAALPSRDELLSKLLGTMQAPIAKFVQTLNEVPTRFVRGLAMVRDSK; translated from the coding sequence TTGAGTCTAAATCTTGAAGAGAAAAAAGCTATAGTAGCTGAAGTGAGCACCCGGATATCTAATGCTCAAGCTATCATTATTGCAGAGTATCGAGGATTAGAAGTTGGTCAATTGACTCAGCTAAGAGCAAAGACTCGTGAATCAGGAATTTATTTTCGTGTCATAAAAAATTCATTGGTTCGTCGTGCTGTTGCTGACACACCTTATGCTGAACTAGCCAAGCATATGGTGGGGCCACTTGTTTATGGTATAGGTACCGATCCAGTCGCAGCTGCAAAAGTATTGCATGAATTTTCCAAAGGGAATGACAAATTCGTGATTAAAGTGGGTGCAATAGGGAATCAGGTAATATCACGTGATGAAATTACTGCACTAGCTGCGCTGCCGAGTCGTGATGAATTGTTATCTAAATTACTGGGAACAATGCAAGCACCTATAGCTAAGTTTGTTCAAACGCTTAATGAAGTGCCAACTAGATTTGTACGCGGTTTAGCGATGGTGCGCGATAGTAAATAG
- the nusG gene encoding transcription termination/antitermination protein NusG, translating into MSMKWYVVHAYSGYEKSVQRALRDRIDRAGMQDKFGQILVPVEEVIEMKSGQKNISERKFFPGYVLVEMEMSDDTWHLVKNIDKVTGFVGGSAMKPTPISQKEVDNILHQIQEGVEKPKPKILFEIGEAIRVKDGPFTDFHGNVEDVNYDKSKLRVSVSIFGRPTPVELDFNQVEKS; encoded by the coding sequence ATGAGTATGAAATGGTATGTAGTTCACGCTTATTCAGGGTATGAGAAAAGTGTGCAGAGAGCATTAAGAGATCGTATTGATCGTGCTGGCATGCAAGATAAATTTGGTCAAATTTTGGTGCCAGTGGAAGAAGTGATTGAAATGAAAAGCGGACAAAAGAATATTAGTGAACGAAAATTCTTTCCAGGGTATGTTTTGGTGGAGATGGAAATGTCTGATGATACTTGGCATTTGGTTAAGAATATAGACAAGGTAACGGGTTTTGTCGGTGGATCAGCGATGAAGCCAACACCAATAAGTCAAAAAGAAGTAGATAATATACTCCACCAAATCCAAGAAGGCGTGGAGAAACCAAAACCAAAAATCCTATTTGAAATAGGAGAAGCTATTCGTGTTAAGGATGGTCCATTCACTGATTTTCATGGCAATGTAGAGGATGTTAATTACGACAAAAGCAAACTCAGAGTATCGGTGTCAATTTTTGGTCGACCCACACCAGTAGAATTAGATTTCAATCAAGTTGAAAAATCCTAG
- the rplL gene encoding 50S ribosomal protein L7/L12 translates to MAVTKDEILEAIANMTVLELSKLIKEMEEKFGVSAAAAVAVAAAPSGGGGAAAEAEQTEFTVILSSAGESKVNVIKVVRAVTGLGLKEAKDLVDGAPKPVKEGASKDEADSIQKQLVEAGATCEIK, encoded by the coding sequence ATGGCCGTAACGAAAGACGAAATATTGGAAGCAATTGCAAATATGACAGTGCTTGAATTGTCAAAGTTGATTAAAGAAATGGAGGAAAAATTCGGGGTGTCTGCAGCAGCAGCTGTTGCAGTCGCCGCTGCACCTAGCGGTGGTGGGGGAGCGGCAGCTGAGGCAGAGCAAACTGAGTTTACTGTGATTTTGTCCTCCGCTGGCGAAAGTAAAGTGAATGTTATTAAAGTAGTAAGAGCGGTGACTGGTCTAGGTTTGAAAGAAGCAAAAGATTTAGTTGATGGGGCACCAAAACCCGTTAAGGAAGGTGCATCCAAAGATGAAGCAGATTCAATTCAGAAGCAGCTGGTAGAGGCGGGTGCTACTTGCGAGATTAAGTAG
- the rpoB gene encoding DNA-directed RNA polymerase subunit beta, which translates to MSYSFTEKKRIRKSFAKRASVLSIPFLLATQIESYAAFLQENIAPSKRRIQGLQAAFNSIFPIESHTKNARLDFISYELGSPVFDVKECQQRGLTYASPLRARVRLTIMDKEISKPTVKEVKEQEVYMGEIPLMTETGSFVINGTERVVVSQLHRSPGVFFEHDRGKTHSSGKLLFSARIIPYRGSWLDFEFDPKDCLYFRIDRRRKMPVTTLLKAIGCTSEQILKEFFIFDCFHFSDKGIRFELVPDRLRGEVASFDIFAKGKKIIVQKDKRITAKHIREMQEAKIDQLEVPEDFLLGRILAQNIVDPDTGEIIALANDEISEETIAKFRIGNVKKINTLYVNDLNHGAYISQTLKIDETTDEMNAQIAIYRMMRPGEPPTEDAVKALFAGLFYSPERYDLSVVGRMKFNRRVGRIELTGSPTLSNEDIIAVIKILVELRNGRGEIDDIDHLGNRRVRSVGELAENQFRSGLVRVERAVKERLSQAESENLMPHDLINAKPVSAAAREFFGSSQLSQFMDQTNPLSEITHKRRISALGPGGLTRERAGFEVRDVHPTHYGRVCPIETPEGPNIGLINSLALYARTNEYGFIETPYSRVKNSQVTDEIDYLSAIEEGNFMIAQANAELDHNHRLISEIVSCRYKNEFALSSPDRIEYVDVAPAQIVSVAASLIPFLEHDDANRALMGSNMQRQAVPCLRAEKPLVGTGIERVVAMHSGTTVRAKRGGIVDYVDAGRIVVRVHDIETHMGEVGVDIYNLIKYTRSNQNTNINQRPLVKVGDNISKDDVIADGASTDMGELALGQNMLVAFMPWNGYNFEDSILISERIVAEDRFTSIHIEELSVVSRDTKLGTEEITADIPNLSEYQLGRLDESGIVYIGAEVEAGDVLVGKVTPKGETQLTPEEKLLRAIFGEKASDVKDTSLRVPSGISGTVIDVQVFTREGIERDKRAQNIIDDELDRYKKDLADQMRIVEEDAFSRLERLLIGKVATGGPNKLAKGKEITVEYLQSFDPHYWFDIRLMDEDASIQLEQVRESMVQKRKAFDVAFEEKKKKLTQGDELAPGVQKMVKIYIAVKRRLQPGDKMAGRHGNKGVISKIVPLEDMPYMADGTPVDVVLNPLGVPSRMNVGQILEVHLGWAAKGLGKKIDGMLKAQRNINEIRDFIDKIYNESGKKENISSLSDKEILSLAENLIAGVPFATPVFDGATEKEIKDMLELAGLPRSGQITLYDGRTGEAFDRSVTVGYMHVLKLHHLVDDKMHARSTGPYSLVTQQPLGGKAQFGGQRFGEMEVWALEAYGAAYTLQEMLTVKSDDVTGRTKVYESIVKGDHKIDAGMPESFNVLVKEIRSLGMDIDLEQH; encoded by the coding sequence ATGAGCTATTCGTTCACAGAGAAAAAACGTATTCGAAAAAGTTTTGCCAAGCGTGCAAGTGTTTTATCAATTCCTTTTCTACTTGCAACTCAGATAGAATCCTACGCGGCTTTTCTGCAGGAAAATATCGCACCTAGTAAACGTCGGATTCAAGGATTACAGGCTGCTTTTAATTCAATTTTTCCAATTGAGAGTCATACCAAAAATGCACGTTTAGATTTTATAAGCTATGAGCTTGGTTCGCCAGTATTTGATGTAAAAGAGTGTCAGCAACGAGGATTAACTTATGCATCGCCCTTGCGTGCAAGAGTAAGACTGACAATTATGGATAAGGAAATATCCAAGCCAACTGTTAAAGAAGTCAAAGAGCAGGAAGTTTACATGGGTGAAATTCCTTTGATGACGGAGACAGGATCTTTTGTTATTAATGGGACTGAGCGTGTGGTTGTTTCTCAATTGCATCGTTCTCCAGGGGTATTTTTTGAACATGACCGTGGAAAAACTCATTCTTCAGGAAAATTGCTATTTTCTGCACGGATTATTCCATATCGTGGATCATGGTTAGATTTTGAGTTTGATCCAAAAGATTGTTTGTATTTTAGGATAGATCGTCGCCGTAAAATGCCTGTAACTACGTTGTTGAAGGCAATTGGTTGTACTTCTGAGCAAATATTGAAAGAGTTCTTTATTTTCGATTGCTTTCATTTTTCAGACAAAGGAATACGGTTTGAGCTCGTGCCGGATCGCTTGCGTGGAGAAGTAGCAAGTTTCGATATTTTTGCCAAAGGCAAAAAAATAATTGTTCAGAAAGATAAGCGGATTACAGCTAAGCATATTCGAGAAATGCAAGAAGCTAAAATTGATCAATTAGAAGTTCCTGAAGATTTTTTATTGGGAAGAATATTGGCACAAAATATAGTCGACCCAGATACCGGTGAAATTATAGCGCTTGCTAATGATGAAATCAGTGAAGAAACGATAGCAAAGTTTCGCATAGGAAATGTAAAGAAAATTAATACGCTATATGTTAATGATCTTAATCATGGTGCCTATATTTCTCAGACATTAAAAATTGATGAAACAACCGATGAAATGAATGCACAGATTGCAATCTACCGTATGATGCGACCTGGTGAACCGCCGACAGAAGATGCGGTTAAAGCTTTATTTGCCGGGTTGTTCTACTCGCCAGAACGATATGATTTATCCGTAGTAGGCAGGATGAAATTTAATCGTAGAGTAGGAAGAATCGAGTTGACAGGATCACCAACGCTATCGAATGAAGATATTATTGCGGTGATCAAAATTCTGGTAGAACTGAGAAATGGGCGAGGGGAAATAGATGATATTGATCATCTTGGAAATCGACGTGTGCGTTCAGTTGGTGAGTTGGCGGAGAATCAATTTAGATCCGGCTTGGTGCGTGTAGAGCGTGCGGTCAAAGAACGTTTGAGTCAGGCGGAATCAGAAAATCTGATGCCTCATGATTTAATTAATGCAAAACCAGTGTCTGCAGCTGCTCGAGAATTCTTTGGATCCAGTCAGCTGTCGCAATTTATGGATCAAACTAATCCATTATCTGAAATAACGCATAAGCGTCGCATTTCGGCATTGGGGCCCGGAGGATTGACACGGGAAAGAGCGGGCTTTGAAGTGCGTGATGTCCATCCGACACACTATGGTCGTGTGTGTCCAATCGAGACCCCAGAAGGGCCTAATATTGGTCTTATTAACTCACTGGCGCTATATGCACGAACCAATGAGTATGGATTTATAGAAACGCCTTATAGCAGGGTTAAGAATAGTCAAGTAACTGATGAAATTGATTATTTATCAGCAATTGAAGAAGGCAACTTTATGATTGCTCAAGCTAATGCTGAGCTTGATCACAATCATCGATTGATTAGTGAGATTGTATCTTGCCGTTACAAAAACGAATTTGCACTGTCTTCACCTGATCGTATTGAATACGTGGATGTGGCGCCAGCACAAATTGTATCGGTGGCGGCATCCCTAATCCCGTTTTTAGAGCATGATGATGCCAATCGTGCATTAATGGGCTCAAATATGCAACGTCAAGCAGTTCCCTGCTTGCGCGCGGAGAAGCCGCTCGTAGGTACAGGAATTGAAAGGGTTGTAGCAATGCATTCCGGTACTACTGTTCGGGCTAAACGAGGTGGAATAGTCGATTATGTGGATGCAGGTCGAATTGTAGTGCGTGTGCATGATATCGAAACGCACATGGGAGAGGTTGGGGTGGATATTTATAACCTTATAAAATATACACGTTCCAATCAAAATACAAATATTAATCAGCGTCCTTTAGTTAAGGTTGGTGATAATATCAGCAAAGATGATGTTATTGCAGATGGTGCATCCACTGATATGGGTGAACTTGCGTTAGGGCAAAATATGTTGGTGGCATTTATGCCGTGGAATGGATATAACTTTGAGGATTCTATCCTGATTTCAGAACGGATCGTGGCTGAAGATCGTTTTACTTCTATTCATATAGAAGAACTATCAGTTGTAAGTCGTGACACCAAGTTAGGTACTGAGGAAATAACGGCTGATATTCCAAATTTATCTGAGTATCAGTTAGGACGTCTTGATGAATCGGGTATTGTTTATATTGGTGCAGAAGTTGAAGCCGGTGATGTTCTGGTTGGCAAAGTTACACCCAAAGGTGAAACGCAATTAACACCGGAAGAGAAGTTATTGCGCGCTATTTTTGGTGAAAAAGCATCAGATGTAAAAGATACTTCGCTGCGAGTTCCATCAGGCATCTCGGGAACTGTAATTGATGTGCAAGTATTTACTCGTGAGGGTATTGAGCGGGATAAGAGAGCTCAAAATATTATTGATGATGAGCTCGATCGCTACAAAAAAGATTTGGCAGATCAGATGCGCATTGTGGAAGAAGATGCATTTTCTCGTCTTGAGCGCTTATTGATAGGTAAAGTTGCTACGGGAGGGCCAAATAAGCTGGCAAAAGGGAAAGAAATTACTGTCGAATATCTACAAAGCTTTGATCCACATTACTGGTTTGATATCCGTTTGATGGATGAGGACGCGAGCATACAATTAGAGCAAGTACGTGAGAGTATGGTGCAAAAACGTAAGGCATTTGATGTTGCATTTGAAGAGAAAAAGAAAAAGCTTACTCAAGGTGATGAACTGGCACCTGGCGTACAAAAGATGGTCAAGATTTATATCGCGGTCAAAAGGCGTTTGCAGCCGGGTGACAAAATGGCAGGACGACATGGTAATAAAGGTGTTATTTCCAAAATTGTACCTTTGGAAGATATGCCCTATATGGCTGACGGGACGCCTGTTGATGTGGTATTAAATCCCCTAGGTGTTCCTTCGCGAATGAATGTAGGTCAAATTCTTGAAGTGCATTTAGGGTGGGCAGCGAAAGGTCTCGGTAAGAAAATTGATGGAATGCTAAAAGCACAAAGAAACATAAATGAAATTAGGGATTTTATTGATAAGATTTATAATGAAAGCGGTAAGAAAGAAAATATTTCCTCTTTGTCAGACAAAGAGATTTTATCATTGGCTGAAAATCTGATAGCTGGAGTTCCTTTTGCTACACCAGTATTTGATGGTGCAACTGAAAAAGAAATCAAAGACATGTTGGAGCTTGCAGGATTGCCAAGATCGGGTCAAATTACATTATACGATGGCCGAACAGGGGAAGCTTTTGATCGATCGGTTACTGTTGGGTATATGCATGTTTTGAAGCTTCATCATTTGGTGGACGATAAAATGCATGCGCGTTCAACAGGTCCTTATAGTTTAGTAACACAGCAACCATTAGGTGGTAAAGCACAGTTTGGTGGACAGCGCTTTGGTGAGATGGAAGTCTGGGCATTGGAAGCATATGGAGCTGCATATACCTTGCAGGAAATGTTAACTGTCAAATCGGACGATGTCACAGGGCGCACTAAAGTTTATGAAAGTATTGTTAAGGGCGATCATAAAATTGATGCTGGAATGCCGGAGTCATTCAATGTATTGGTAAAAGAAATACGTTCACTGGGTATGGATATCGATTTGGAACAACATTAA
- the rplA gene encoding 50S ribosomal protein L1 gives MTRSSKRYITIAEKVNRNKIYQIDEALGLVKEAATARFDESIDIAVNLGIDAKKSDQAVRGSVVLPAGTGKIVRVAVFAQGDKAKEAQEAGADIVGFEDLAADVKAGNINFDIAIASPDAMRVVGQLGQILGPRSLMPNPKVGTVTADIANAVKNAKAGQIQFRADKTGIIHCTIGRASFEIDALKQNLKALVDALNKSKPISSKGVYLRRVSVSSTMGVGVRIDQTSIIQ, from the coding sequence ATGACACGTTCATCAAAGCGCTATATAACCATAGCAGAGAAAGTTAATCGCAATAAAATATATCAAATCGATGAAGCACTTGGATTAGTTAAGGAAGCAGCTACGGCCAGATTTGATGAATCTATTGATATCGCAGTAAATTTAGGGATAGATGCGAAGAAATCCGATCAAGCGGTGCGTGGATCGGTAGTTTTGCCCGCAGGAACTGGAAAAATAGTTCGTGTTGCAGTATTTGCTCAGGGAGATAAAGCTAAAGAAGCGCAGGAAGCGGGGGCAGATATAGTAGGATTTGAAGATTTAGCAGCTGATGTCAAGGCGGGAAATATTAATTTTGATATTGCAATTGCAAGTCCAGATGCTATGCGGGTAGTCGGTCAATTAGGTCAAATCCTAGGGCCTCGCAGTCTGATGCCAAATCCAAAAGTAGGAACTGTGACTGCAGATATTGCGAATGCTGTTAAGAATGCTAAAGCTGGACAAATACAATTTCGAGCTGACAAAACAGGTATTATTCATTGCACGATTGGACGAGCATCATTCGAAATAGATGCATTAAAACAGAATTTGAAGGCGTTAGTTGATGCGCTTAATAAATCTAAGCCAATCTCATCAAAGGGTGTTTATCTAAGAAGAGTTTCTGTTTCTAGCACCATGGGTGTCGGTGTCAGGATAGATCAAACAAGTATAATACAGTAA
- the rpoC gene encoding DNA-directed RNA polymerase subunit beta' has protein sequence MKALLDLFKQVTHKEEFDAIKIGLASPEKIRSWSYGEVKKPETINYRTFKPERDGLFCAKIFGPVKDYECLCGKYKRLKHRGVICEKCGVEVTLSKVRRERMGHIELASPVSHIWFLKSLPSRLGMVLDMTLRDIERILYFEAYVVTDPGLTPLMRCQLLTEEDYLIKTEEYGDDFSASMGAEGIRDLLSNLDIKAEIENLRREMDSTGSETKIKKISKRLKLLEAFNKSGIKPQWMVLTVLPVLPPDLRPLVPLDGGRFATSDLNDLYRRVINRNNRLKRLLELKAPEIIVRNEKRMLQEAVDSLLDNGRRGKAMTGANKRALKSLADMIKGKGGRFRQNLLGKRVDYSGRSVIVVGPQLKLHQCGLPKKMALELFKPFIFNKLELMGIASTIKAAKREVENETAVVWDILEDVIREHPVMLNRAPTLHRLGIQAFEPVLVEGKAIQLHPLVCAAFNADFDGDQMAVHVPLSLEAQMECRTLMMSTNNVLSPANGEPIIVPSQDIVLGLYYTTREKMGARGEGMLFQDVSEVSRAYESRNVELNARIKVRIREYDINADGERYEKITRYETTVGRTLLFEIFPPALPFSLLNKTLKKKEISKLINASFRRCGLRETVIFADKLMYAGFSYATRAGISICADDMLIPTQKSNIIAEAEQEVKEIEGQYISGLVTQGERYNKVVDIWGRAGDQVAKAMMNQLGVEPVLDTSSGKIQLDETGAQLTQESFNSIYMMADSGARGSAAQIRQLSGMRGLMAKPDGSIIETPITANFREGLNVLQYFISTHGARKGLADTALKTANSGYLTRRLVDVTQDLVVTEEDCNTDSGVVMKALVEGGEIIEALRERILGRVVVNDVINPESQEVVFASGVLLDEDAVDLIESLGIDEVKVRTPLTCETRYGLCAKCYGRDLGRGTPVNVGEAIGVIAAQSIGEPGTQLTMRTFHIGGAASRTAVVSQVESKSSGTVHYSPTMRYVTNAQNELIAISRSGEIIIQDENGRERERHKASYGATLLVRDGEMVKAGQILTTWDPHTRPIITEYTGKVRFENVEEGVTVAKQIDEVTGLSTLVVIDPKRRGVIQSKGLRPLVKFLDDDGNEIKMLGSSQSVSITFQIGCIITVRDGQQVSVGEVLARIPQETSKTRDITGGLPRVAELFEARAPKDAGMLAEVTGIVSFGKDTKGKQRLIITDLEEIVHEYLIPKDKHVMAHDGQVVNKGEIIVDGPADPRDILRLQGVEALARYITDEVQDVYRLQGVRINDKHIEVIVRQMLRRVQITNSGDSAFIPGEQVERADLLVENERLIAEKKMPATYEFMLLGITKASLSTDSFISAASFQETTRVLTEAAIMGKKDDLRGLKENVIVGRLVPAGTGLSFHSKRKKQGKIPEIIAESDVSIDSVDSAV, from the coding sequence ATGAAAGCACTGCTAGATTTATTTAAACAAGTTACTCACAAAGAAGAGTTTGATGCCATAAAAATTGGCCTTGCTTCTCCAGAGAAAATTCGCTCTTGGTCTTATGGCGAAGTAAAAAAACCTGAGACGATTAATTATCGTACCTTCAAACCGGAGCGAGATGGTCTGTTTTGTGCCAAGATCTTTGGTCCAGTTAAGGACTATGAATGCTTGTGTGGAAAATATAAACGGCTAAAGCATCGTGGTGTCATCTGCGAGAAATGTGGTGTTGAAGTAACTTTGTCAAAAGTACGCCGTGAACGTATGGGGCATATCGAACTGGCTTCACCTGTTTCACATATCTGGTTCTTAAAATCCCTACCATCGCGTTTGGGTATGGTATTGGATATGACTTTACGTGATATTGAACGAATCCTATATTTTGAAGCTTATGTAGTTACTGATCCTGGCTTGACGCCCCTAATGCGTTGTCAGCTACTGACTGAAGAGGATTATTTAATAAAAACAGAAGAATATGGAGATGATTTCAGTGCGAGCATGGGCGCTGAAGGCATTCGTGATCTATTAAGTAATCTGGATATTAAAGCCGAGATTGAGAACTTGCGGCGTGAAATGGATAGTACTGGATCGGAAACAAAGATTAAGAAAATTTCTAAGCGACTTAAACTGCTGGAGGCATTTAATAAGTCAGGGATAAAACCACAATGGATGGTTTTGACCGTGCTACCAGTTTTGCCACCAGATCTTCGTCCCTTGGTGCCGCTCGATGGCGGTCGTTTTGCGACTTCGGATTTGAATGATTTATATCGCCGGGTTATCAATCGTAATAATCGGCTAAAACGATTATTAGAGTTAAAAGCACCAGAAATTATCGTTCGCAATGAAAAGCGTATGCTGCAAGAAGCGGTTGATTCATTATTGGATAATGGTCGTCGGGGTAAGGCAATGACTGGTGCTAATAAACGAGCACTTAAGTCATTGGCGGATATGATCAAAGGTAAGGGTGGGCGTTTCCGCCAGAACTTGCTAGGTAAACGTGTGGATTATTCTGGTCGCTCAGTTATCGTTGTCGGACCTCAACTCAAGCTCCATCAGTGTGGATTGCCTAAGAAAATGGCACTCGAGTTATTTAAACCTTTTATTTTCAATAAACTGGAGCTAATGGGAATTGCAAGTACCATCAAGGCTGCCAAGCGCGAAGTTGAGAATGAAACTGCAGTAGTATGGGATATTCTTGAAGATGTAATTCGTGAGCATCCAGTTATGTTAAATCGTGCACCAACTCTGCATCGATTGGGTATTCAAGCGTTTGAGCCAGTTCTGGTCGAGGGTAAAGCAATTCAATTGCATCCATTAGTTTGTGCTGCATTTAATGCTGATTTTGACGGTGACCAAATGGCTGTTCATGTACCGCTTTCATTAGAAGCACAAATGGAGTGCAGAACATTAATGATGTCTACCAATAATGTTTTATCCCCAGCTAATGGAGAACCCATTATTGTACCCTCTCAGGATATCGTACTCGGACTTTATTATACTACTAGGGAGAAAATGGGAGCTCGGGGTGAAGGTATGCTATTTCAGGATGTCAGTGAAGTCTCACGTGCTTATGAAAGTAGGAATGTAGAATTAAATGCAAGAATCAAGGTGAGAATCAGGGAATATGACATTAATGCGGATGGCGAACGGTATGAAAAAATTACACGGTATGAAACAACAGTAGGAAGAACATTATTATTTGAAATTTTTCCTCCTGCACTTCCATTCTCATTGCTCAATAAAACATTAAAAAAGAAAGAGATATCAAAACTGATTAATGCAAGTTTTAGACGTTGTGGATTGAGGGAAACAGTGATTTTTGCTGATAAGCTCATGTATGCGGGATTTAGTTATGCAACGCGTGCCGGTATCTCTATTTGTGCGGATGACATGTTGATACCGACTCAGAAAAGCAACATTATTGCTGAGGCGGAACAAGAAGTAAAAGAAATTGAAGGGCAATATATATCGGGTTTGGTGACACAAGGAGAGCGCTATAACAAAGTGGTGGATATTTGGGGTAGAGCAGGGGATCAAGTTGCCAAAGCTATGATGAATCAGCTTGGTGTAGAGCCAGTACTTGACACGTCTAGCGGAAAGATTCAACTTGACGAGACAGGTGCACAGTTAACGCAAGAATCATTTAATTCAATCTATATGATGGCGGATTCTGGTGCTCGTGGTTCAGCGGCACAGATACGTCAGTTATCAGGTATGCGCGGATTGATGGCAAAACCTGATGGTTCGATTATTGAAACACCAATTACAGCTAACTTCCGTGAAGGTTTAAATGTCCTACAGTATTTTATTTCAACACACGGTGCCAGGAAGGGATTAGCAGATACGGCATTAAAGACTGCTAACTCAGGTTATTTGACTCGACGATTAGTTGATGTTACTCAAGATCTTGTGGTTACAGAGGAAGATTGTAATACTGATAGTGGCGTAGTTATGAAAGCTTTAGTGGAAGGTGGTGAAATTATTGAAGCATTACGCGAGCGAATTTTAGGTAGAGTTGTAGTTAACGATGTAATTAATCCCGAGAGTCAAGAAGTGGTTTTTGCATCGGGGGTATTGTTGGATGAAGATGCTGTAGATTTGATTGAATCTTTGGGTATTGATGAAGTAAAAGTCCGTACACCACTTACCTGTGAAACTCGATATGGTTTATGTGCGAAGTGTTATGGACGGGATTTGGGGCGTGGTACTCCGGTCAATGTGGGCGAAGCAATAGGAGTTATTGCCGCTCAATCAATTGGTGAACCAGGTACGCAATTGACAATGCGTACATTTCATATTGGTGGTGCAGCCTCCAGAACTGCGGTGGTAAGTCAGGTTGAAAGCAAGTCAAGTGGCACAGTACATTATTCTCCAACGATGAGATATGTGACCAATGCTCAAAATGAATTAATCGCTATTTCACGAAGCGGTGAAATCATTATTCAAGATGAAAATGGACGCGAGCGTGAAAGACATAAAGCTTCTTACGGTGCAACATTGCTAGTACGGGATGGTGAGATGGTTAAAGCAGGCCAGATATTAACCACTTGGGATCCGCATACTCGCCCTATAATAACAGAATATACTGGGAAGGTGCGATTCGAAAATGTTGAAGAAGGGGTCACTGTAGCGAAACAAATCGATGAAGTTACTGGATTGTCGACATTAGTAGTTATTGATCCAAAACGTCGAGGAGTTATACAATCGAAAGGTTTACGTCCACTAGTGAAGTTCTTGGATGATGATGGGAATGAAATAAAGATGTTGGGTAGTAGTCAATCTGTGAGCATAACGTTCCAGATCGGTTGTATTATCACGGTGAGGGATGGACAACAGGTGAGTGTAGGCGAAGTATTGGCAAGGATTCCACAAGAGACTTCTAAAACACGTGATATTACAGGAGGTTTGCCGCGCGTGGCAGAGCTATTTGAAGCAAGGGCGCCAAAAGATGCAGGCATGTTAGCTGAGGTTACGGGCATTGTTTCTTTTGGTAAGGACACCAAAGGTAAGCAAAGGCTAATTATTACTGATCTTGAAGAAATTGTGCATGAATACTTAATTCCAAAAGATAAACACGTAATGGCACATGACGGACAAGTAGTGAATAAAGGTGAAATTATTGTTGACGGACCGGCAGATCCACGTGATATTTTGCGTTTACAAGGGGTTGAAGCATTGGCGCGATATATTACTGATGAAGTCCAAGATGTATATCGATTGCAAGGTGTTAGGATTAATGACAAACATATTGAAGTTATTGTTCGTCAAATGCTGAGGCGAGTGCAAATTACCAATTCGGGTGATTCGGCATTTATCCCGGGAGAGCAG